The following coding sequences lie in one Odocoileus virginianus isolate 20LAN1187 ecotype Illinois chromosome 13, Ovbor_1.2, whole genome shotgun sequence genomic window:
- the MMADHC gene encoding cobalamin trafficking protein CblD, giving the protein MANVLCNRARLVSYLPGFCSLVKRVVNPRAFSTAGSSGSDESHVATAPPDICSRTVWPDETMGPFGPQDQRFQLPGNIGFDCHLNGTASQKKSQVHKTLPDVLAEPLSSERHEFVMAQYVNEFQGNDAPVEQEINSAETYFESAKVECAIQTCPELLRRDFESLFPEVATNKLMILTVTQKTKNDMTVWSEEVENEREVLLEKFISGAKEICYALRAEGYWADFIDPSSGLAFFGPYTNNTLFETDERYRHLGFSVDDLGCCKVIRHSLWGTHVVVGSIFTNATPDSHIMKKLSGN; this is encoded by the exons ATGGCCAAT GTGCTCTGTAACAGAGCCAGACTGGTTTCCTATCTCCCAGGATTTTGCTCTTTAGTTAAAAGGGTTGTCAATCCCAGAGCCTTTTCAACCGCAGGATCTTCAGGTTCTGATGAGTCTCATGTGGCCACTGCACCTCCAGATATCT GCTCTCGAACAGTTTGGCCTGATGAAACTATGGGACCATTTGGACCTCAGGATCAGAGATTCCAGCTTCCTGGGAACATAGGTTTTGACTGTCACCTCAATGGGACCGCATCACAGAAGAAAAGCCAGGTTCATAAAACTTTACCTGATGTTCTAGCAGAACCTTTATCGAGTGAAAGACATGAGTTTGTTATGGCACAATATGTGAATGAATTTCAG GGTAATGATGCACCTGTTGAACAAGAAATTAACAGTGCAGAAACTTACTTTGAAAGTGCCAAAGTCGAGTGTGCAATCCAGACATGTCCAGAGTTGCTGCGAAGAG aTTTTGAATCACTGTTTCCGGAAGTAGCCACCAACAAACTAATGATTCTGACTGTAACACAGAAAACTAAGAATGATATGACTGTTTGGAGTGAGGAggtagaaaatgaaagagaagtgctCTTAGAAAAG TTCATCAGCGGTGCTAAGGAAATTTGCTATGCCCTTCGAGCTGAAGGCTATTGGGCTGACTTTATTGACCCATCATCTGGTTTGGCA ttttttggACCATATACAAACAACACTCTTTTTGAAACAGATGAACGCTATCGACATTTAGGATTCTCTGTTGATGATCTTGGCTGCTGTAAAGTGATTCGTCACAGTCTCTGGGGTACCCATGTGGTTGTAGGAAGTATCTTTACTAATGCTACACCAGACAGCCATATTATGAAGAAATTAAGTGGAAACTAG